The following are encoded together in the Fusarium keratoplasticum isolate Fu6.1 chromosome 1, whole genome shotgun sequence genome:
- a CDS encoding D-malate dehydrogenase: MSPSAVAAKKAYSIASIPADGIGPEVIEAGIEALNALADALQTFELNFTHYDWSSDTYKKTGKYIPDGGLEQLKNHDAILFGAVGAPDVPDHISLWGLRLAICQPFQQYANVRPTRVLKGTQSPLRNCKTGDLDWVIIRENSEGEYAGQGGRSHRGQPWETATEVAIFTRHGVSRLMRFAFETAQKRPRKLLTVVTKSNAQRNGMVLWDEVAADVGKEFPDVTVDKMLVDAMTTRMVLKPESLDTIVASNLHADILSDLAAALAGSIGIAPTSNLDPTRQNPSMFEPIHGSAFDITGKGVANPVATFWTAAEMLAWLGEEEASTKLMEVVETVCASGVVTQDLGGKSTTKEVTEAVVAEIKKSLGKASK, from the exons ATGTCTCCCAGCGCCGTCGCCGCCAAAAAGGCTTACAGCATCGCCTCCATCCCCGCTGATGGCATCGGCCCCGAGGTCATCGAGGCTGGCATTGAGGCATTGAACGCCCTTGCCGATGCTCTTCAGACTTTTGAGCTCAACTTTACTCACTACGATTGGAGCTCCGACACTTACAAGAAGACGGGGAAGTATATCCCAGATGGTGGTCTGGAGCAACTCAAGAACCATGACGCCATTCTCTTTGGTGCCGTAGGAGCGCCTG ATGTTCCTGATCACATCTCTCTTTGGGGTCTCCGTCTCGCCATTTGCCAGCCCTTCCAGCAGTACGCCAACGTGCGACCAACGCGAGTCCTCAAGGGCACCCAGTCCCCTCTGCGCAACTGCAAGACGGGTGATCTCGACTGGGTCATCATCCGCGAGAACAGCGAAGGCGAGTACGCCGGCCAAGGTGGCCGCTCTCACCGCGGTCAGCCCTGGGAGACTGCCACTGAAGTCGCCATCTTTACCCGACACGGCGTGTCGAGACTGATGCGCTTCGCCTTTGAGACGGCGCAGAAGAGACCTCGCAAGCTTTTGACTGTTGTCACTAAGAGCAATGCTCAGAGGAATGGTATGGTTCTGTGGGATGAGGTTGCTGCTGATGTCGGAAAGGAGTTTCCTGATGTCACAGTGGACAAGATGCTGGTGGATgccatgacgacgaggatggtgttgaagccCGAGAGCTTGGATACAATTGTAGCATCCAACCTG CACGCCGATATCCTCTCAGATCTGGCCGCCGCCCTCGCTGGCTCAATCGGCATCGCCCCAACCAGCAACCTCGACCCAACCCGTCAAAACCCCTCCATGTTCGAGCCCATCCACGGCTCCGCCTTTGACATTACTGGTAAGGGCGTCGCCAACCCCGTAGCAACCTTCTGGACGGCCGCCGAGATGCTGGCCtggctcggcgaggaggaggcgtctaccaagttgatggaggttgtcgagaCGGTGTGCGCCTCGGGAGTCGTCACACAGGATCTTGGTGGAAAGTCGACTACCAAGGAGGTTACGGAGGCTGTGGTGGCAGAGATTAAGAAGAGCCTGGGTAAGGCGTCCAAGTAG
- a CDS encoding Fungal-trans domain-containing protein codes for MASQQSPHNTSETASCSTPGYPIEPRKRKRSASESQLAREHGLMRDTGEHDAARFVGSGSGIHYIRAVHLRLARRSASRMNDSSVITTLIPGEDDQLRQASSARRHREQVLWKSNEVSANPENASPCFEDFVEWSKSYFESWHPVLPFLHGPEILRLFEEASKSGISSINSMGQVILKSVLSISLADSRQGAPVHKPIPKQLVFESVDDAVASSQFALSQPASIRSTQAALAIQLFLTSMLCLNAASRLGGLIVRMAFHMGLHRCPIRFPFFTAEEASVRRRVFWCIYSLERLLCQSLGLPLDIQDDDLDVCYPGEERHPTTGSTEDAGKLQLLTFVAKHARIRGLILELRNKSIMQRQETADRTAFVQTELAKWSNEIQDAVEEDEIADHASDVGEASPAISSTHKLMLLILKHEAAICLNRPGLASEYPSSSYSSAFQACISAAKSIFILLKKHGNRNRLATDSTGRRLQTPLLWPSFTWAVWISAFVLIHAAFENQVPLDSAMRHVVAGKGILSHLAARDTSWPEYCLGAIDELISAVQELSQARVPPLESPTDDSVTSHSRTLAARQQDENTFARTRRRETVTGWEQSATGRSNDPSGNVSRDLSTLPEHEANLDTASQHYPAGSSGAPLQGHMPWQQRHPQPHHLAHVNAQNGSDSQLGAPGVSRMNNGHDGPSFAASLGQADSNLDTVPVEGQESIMWYDQLFASSFSAIDNPFLVAAEFDASIDPTWNYLR; via the exons ATGGCTTCCCAGCAGTCACCTCACAACACCTCCGAGACAGCCTCTTGCTCAACCCCAGGATATCCCATCGAGCCACGGAAACGAAAGCGATCTGCCTCAGAATCACAGCTAGCCCGCGAACATGGATTGATGCGAGATACGGGAGAGCACGACGCTGCTCGCTTCGTCGGTAGTGGAAGCGGCATACACTACATTCGCGCGGTGCACCTGAGACTTGCCAGGAGATCTGCGTCCAGGATGAACGACTCATCGGTGATCACCACTCTTATTCCCGGCGAAGACGACCAGCTTCGACAAGCATCTTCGGCAAGAAGACATCGCGAGCAAGTTCTGTGGAAGAGCAACGAAGTCTCTGCGAACCCCGAGAACGCTTCACCATGTTTTGAGGACTTTGTTGAATGGTCAAAGAGCTATTTCGAATCATGGCACCCAGTTCTTCCCTTTCTCCACGGCCCGGAGATTCTTCGACTGTTCGAAGAGGCCTCGAAGAGTGGAATCTCATCAATAAACTCCATGGGTCAGGTCATTCTCAAGTCTGTTCTCTCCATATCCTTGGCCGATAGCCGCCAAGGCGCCCCGGTCCATAAGCCGATTCCAAAGCAGCTCGTCTTTGAAAGCGTCGACGATGCAGTGGCAAGCTCACAGTTTGCCTTAAGTCAGCCAGCGTCAATCCGCTCGACCCAAGCAGCTTTGGCCATTCAACTATTTCTCACTTCCATGCTCTGTCTCAATGCCGCCTCTCGCCTAGGGGGGCTGATCGTTCGCATGGCTTTTCACATGGGCCTTCATCGCTGTCCGATAAGgtttcccttcttcaccgCCGAGGAAGCTTCTGTTCGGCGCCGCGTTTTCTGGTGCATATACAGTCTTGAAAGACTTCTTTGCCAGTCCCTCGGATTACCTCTTGATATCCAGGATGATGACCTGGACGTCTGCTACCCAGGCGAGGAACGACATCCTACGACAGGTTCAACTGAAGATGCAGGAAAGCTGCAATTGCTCACATTTGTTGCCAAACACGCACGAATACGGGGCCTTATTCTTGAACTCCGTAACAAATCCATTATGCAGCGGCAAGAAACGGCAGATCGAACGGCGTTTGTGCAAACTGAGCTTGCAAAGTGGTCCAACGAGATACAAGATGCtgtggaagaggatgagataGCCGATCATGCCTCGGATGTGGGAGAGGCCTCGCCAGCCATCTCTTCAACCCACAAGCTGATGCTCCTCATCCTAAAGCATGAGGCGGCAATCTGTCTGAACCGGCCAGGTCTGGCATCAGAAtatccatcttcatcttACTCCTCTGCCTTTCAAGCATGCATCTCTGCAGCCAAATCTATCTTCATACTCTTGAAGAAGCACGGAAACCGCAATCGCCTAGCAACAGACTCGACCGGCCGGAGACTACAAACTCCGCTTCTCTGGCCCTCGTTCACCTGGGCTGTGTGGATCAGTGCCTTTGTTCTCATACATGCGGCATTTGAGAACCAGGTTCCGTTAGACAGCGCAATGAG ACATGTCGTGGCTGGAAAAGGCATTCTCAGCCATCTAGCGGCAAGAGACACATCATGGCCAGAGTATTGTCTCGGTGCCATTGATGAACTCATCTCTGCAGTACAAGAACTTTCCCAAGCTCGAGTTCCACCTCTCGAATCTCCTACCGATGACTCTGTCACCTCGCACTCTCGAACACTTGCGGCTCGACAACAGGACGAAAACACTTTTGCGCGTACGAGACGAAGAGAAACAGTCACAGGGTGGGAACAATCAGCGACTGGTAGGTCCAACGACCCCAGTGGCAACGTATCAAGAGACTTGTCTACACTACCGGAACATGAGGCAAACCTTGATACCGCATCACAGCATTATCCCGCAGGTTCGTCCGGAGCTCCTTTGCAGGGACACATGCCTTGGCAACAGAGGCACCCACAGCCACATCACTTGGCGCATGTCAACGCGCAAAATGGGTCCGACTCGCAACTAGGTGCACCAGGTGTTTCACGTATGAATAATGGCCACGATGGACCCTCTTTCGCGGCCTCTCTAGGTCAAGCCGACTCCAATCTGGACACGGTGCCAGTCGAAGGCCAGGAGTCAATCATGTGGTATGACCAGCTGTTTGCGAGTTCTTTCAGCGCCATTGATAATCCGTTCCTTGTGGCTGCCGAGTTTGATGCGTCGATTGATCCAACTTGGAACTATCTGAGGTAG
- a CDS encoding Zn(2)-C6 fungal-type domain-containing protein yields the protein MTDSDATGGEAERPLNPIACGHCRQRKRKCDRQLPHCLQCSHDPSNCHYPEQNKRGIPIGFITRLEARLAETEEALFQVLQSLENNPENAQLSLKPPSQRKADRIREWDTLPLKSLDDIKTWFQSKSEPGNSMAAPLRVAQTELSLPIQRTVATPELSASITDPQSSERATSPLQDMGSESLLDTTWEGSSDTTMSKAKSLEQRRPNIYF from the exons ATGACCGATAGTGACGCTACGGGTGGAGAGGCTGAGAGGCCACTGAATCCCATTGCCTGTGGCCACTGTCGGCAGAGGAAGCGCAAG TGTGACCGACAACT ACCACACTGCCTACAATGTAGTCATGATCCCTCCAACTGTCACTACCCTGAACAAAACAAGAG AGGCATTCCTATTGGATTCATCACCCGGCTAGAAGCTCGTCTTGCCGAGACGGAAGAGGCCCTCTTTCAAGTTCTCCAGTCACTTGAAAACAACCCAGAAAATGCCCAGCTTTCTCTCAAACCCCCCTCACAGCGGAAAGCTGACCGGATAAGAGAGTGGGATACTTTGCCGCTCAAGTCCCTGGATGATATCAAGACCTGGTTTCAGAGCAAGTCAGAGCCCGGCAACTCCATGGCAGCACCGTTGAGAGTTGCCCAGACGGAACTCAGCTTGCCCATACAGAGAACGGTAGCTACCCCTGAGCTCTCGGCATCCATCACAGATCCTCAAAGCTCTGAAAGGGCGACGTCGCCTTTACAGGACATGGGCAGCGAGAGTCTGTTGGATACCACCTGGGAAGGTTCATCCGATACCACCATGAGCAAGGCGAAGAGCCTCGAGCAGAGACGCCCCAACATATACTTTTAG